The Anopheles gambiae chromosome 2, idAnoGambNW_F1_1, whole genome shotgun sequence genomic sequence TAAAGCTGCCATCTTGCTGACGGCACAGCCCAAACTCGACCGTGAAGAAGTACAGCGTCGCCAGCTTGTTAATATCCTCCTCGGACGCACCGAGCGAAGCGAGCCCAATCTCCTGCGAAAACTGCGCAAAGCTCGAGTTGGCTAGGAGCGGCATATGCCCGAGCAGCTCGTGACAACAGTCGCTGGAAatacaaaatttcaaattatacACGCACCCAATCAGAAACACTGTATAATTCGAAATTTCAATTTACGGTTCGGGCGTGTAGAACGGATCGGACGAGTGGCGGATGTACTGGGTGCAGTGGAACACCCGGAACGCCAACCCGGACAGGAAGTCGCGCGGTGAGAGGTAACCGGCAACGGGGCGGATTTGGAAGCCGGTTTTGCGCTTCAGAAACACGTTGATGTCCTGCAGCTGGGGCAGATTGTCCTCCCGGTAGCCGCAGTACTTCACCAGCTCGGGCCAGTTCTCCAGATACTCCGGCACGGCGTGCTTGATGTAGAGCTTGTGCAGCTCACGGAACACCGTACCCCTTTAACggaaagaaacgggaagggaaaaaggttTAGCACCTCACCAAAACAACCACAAGGATCCTAAGAGCGTCTTAATAGGAAAGATGAGTTCTTGGGCGTAACTTAATTAACCCGTTTGAATGGGACACTCGTTAGACGTAGCACTGGATTGATTACACCATCATCCGTTTGGAGTTAACGTCCCTTCCGACAGGATGTTGAGAGTTTCCGGTGTGTTCTTTTCGGTGCCTCAATCGATGCCTTAAGCAAAGGGGGAGTGATATGCAAAGTCATTGGCAAAGTGTAAATCTAATTTACCAGGTTTTGATTTCCTCCGGTGTGTACTGAACTCTCGGGATGGGACTGCCACTGTTTGGTGTCCGAGGACAAGGAAGCAATAGGAACAAGAGCAAGAGTTCCATGATTAGAAAAAGTCTGGCCTGGCAGCAAAAGTCCTCCCTTCCAACCGAACGGCACACTTACTGCTTGTAGGAGTTGGCAATGGCCGCAAACTGCTCTCGACGCTTGCGGTACACCGGATCCTTAAACCCGGGATGGTCCGCATCCAGCTCGCTGCCATACATCAGCACGTTCTGCGCCCGGTCCAGGTCGGATATCTTCCGCGGGAACCAATGCATCTCGCCGAAATCTGTCGTTCAAGTAGCGTACACCGTTAAGCAAGAACATGTTGAAAAGTCCAAACTCACTTACCGAAACTACCACAAGCGGACAGTGGCGTTGGCGGTGGTCCATCGCTGCTAATCTGGGCGGCGTAGTTAACCGACTGCACTTCGCGCTTTAGCAGTCGCAGCACCTGCTCGAGCCGGTTGGCATCACACTCGATGTCGACCAGGACGTCCGCACTGTCGCACATTTCGCCGCTCTTGTTCAGCTCCACGTGCAGCACGTTGATGCCGAGCTCCTGGAACACGCGCAGCGCACTGGCCAGACCACCGATTTGGTTCTTCAGCGTGAAGATGATCGACGTGCGGTCGGATCCGTTGCGCTCATTGCCATTGCTGTGGTCGGCCGATTTCTGCATTGTTGGGGGTGATACAGATAGGGTCGTTACATTCGGTTGAGCGCGTTTCATGTAAGAACTAACTTGTGGGACATTTGGTTGTAAGTATACATAAGGTAATTGGCCAGCATTTGAatgcgcctgaaggtatgtaATTGGAAAAATTATATAATGTTCTTATTTCTCTCGCTAAGTTGTCTCCATTAACTTGGTAATGAGTAACAAGTAATGACCTAAATCTGGATCTTGTTGTACATTAATTTATAACACATATAATTTCATTTACTAGTTTACTATACTATACCCAGTTTACTATAGAGGTAAAAATATTTGGTATTGACTATCCGTGCAATGACATTTAGGAAAATGATTTGTCGATCTTGCTATTGAACAGTTGGTTCCCATCATATCACTAAACAATCTAATGAAAATAGAGAACGTTCAACAATAATTGAAATTAGCTCATGCGAAGCTTTTTATGAAAAGTTTGTTAGGTTAAACGTGTTTGAAGATATTCTCttaatttgttttgatgttctgaAGCACACACATAATGTAAATGTCACAGATCCACCAGGTAGCACAATAGTGCTAAAATTTTgagttttaaatattaaaaaaaaactggtatACAGTCGTAGCCGCTAATCTTTTGACTCTAACTCCCATATTTTTGTCTCTAAAGCACGCGTTAGAGCCCCAGTGAAtttgaaagtgaaatgaaatgaagttgAGTGTGAAAATTTTGAGTTTGTCTGgtatttttgattattttttatcagaaTATTGCTTTTAGTACAGCAAAAGAAAGGACATTCGATTCTCCAACTATgtaaactgtaaaaaaaaaattgatttataaattaaatgcatttctaTGTGAATCCCCTCTTTGTTCAAGGCACAAAAATAATGGTCAGCAGGGAATTACAAGGAAATGCATTTAGTTAAGtatttcaatatgttttaaatAGACTAAATAGTCGGGGAATTGATTATCCTTTCTTTTGATGTACGATATGCCCTATtctgaaaaatgttcaatgaAATATAGCAGGTCTAAAAACGATCTTAACGTGCCAATTTTTTACAACGTTTCACAATTTTTGCCTCAAAgtcatccttttttttacagtgcACCTACATTTTTGACTCTAATTACTCagttttttgtgtaatttttataATATCTGAAAACTGTTTTCATATTTGTAAAATCAAAATGATTCCtacaagagtaaaaaaaaattgaccTGCAGACAAAAATAAATGCGTTAGAGTAATAAATTGATGCGTACTgttaaaaattgatgccttatgGCCAAAATTTCGTGGCAACGACTGTTAATAAACGTGAACTGCAATTTAAATTTGGATTCCGTTATGATAGTTACATTGCAAGGCCTAACAGAGACAATCCTAAAGAAATATAAGACTTTTCCTTGCAAGTCCTCTTTATGCTGGTTTTCAGCAATACATGTAGTTATCAATACATATTATTTCTGACTTCCATTTATAAATTCTGGAAAAAgctgaaaaagcaaaaagtagGCTCTATATAAAACTGTTTTAGTGTATTATGTTAGACAGctcacaacaaacaaaaatgtttgtgttgtatttgtttcaCTTGCACTTGTTTTGTAACACAGTACAGACAAACTAACACCGCTTTCATCTACCGTCGGAATACTCGTAACAGTTCACGAGCATTAGTATCAAATAGGACAGTAGAGTAGAGTGAAGTCAAATTTTAAACTATTCACAAAATTACTGTTGAAGGGTGACTCGTTTGTCAATTGAAAAGGTTGTGATTTTAAGCAACATTGTATAAATTTATTCAATAACTTATTTTCCAGTTTCTAGGCTGGTTCATACGAGGAAAAGTAATCGTCAATCTTCACTAATTTACGATTTCTTGTAGATATCGTATCATTTCAATATCCTTTACGAAGTCTTCCTAGCAAACACCTGTTGCGTATAAACGCCGTAAAATGTT encodes the following:
- the LOC1276687 gene encoding tryptophan 5-hydroxylase 1 isoform X1; translation: MSGSGKGLLGLWLYHSGDQEWAVKEGSPLHRRKEFAKSADHSNGNERNGSDRTSIIFTLKNQIGGLASALRVFQELGINVLHVELNKSGEMCDSADVLVDIECDANRLEQVLRLLKREVQSVNYAAQISSDGPPPTPLSACGSFDFGEMHWFPRKISDLDRAQNVLMYGSELDADHPGFKDPVYRKRREQFAAIANSYKHGSPIPRVQYTPEEIKTWGTVFRELHKLYIKHAVPEYLENWPELVKYCGYREDNLPQLQDINVFLKRKTGFQIRPVAGYLSPRDFLSGLAFRVFHCTQYIRHSSDPFYTPEPDCCHELLGHMPLLANSSFAQFSQEIGLASLGASEEDINKLATLYFFTVEFGLCRQQDGSFKVFGAGLLSSVAELQHAITTTDKIKRFDPEVTCQEECIITAYQNAYYYTDSFEEAKEKMRAYADTIQRPFGVRYNPYTQTVEVLSNAKKITAVVSELRGDLSIVSSALKKVSAMDENLDVEKIEKLLSSSLHVCDKTLNPEEPDGPEQTSSTPNKE
- the LOC1276687 gene encoding tryptophan 5-hydroxylase 1 isoform X2; this encodes MCDSADVLVDIECDANRLEQVLRLLKREVQSVNYAAQISSDGPPPTPLSACGSFDFGEMHWFPRKISDLDRAQNVLMYGSELDADHPGFKDPVYRKRREQFAAIANSYKHGSPIPRVQYTPEEIKTWGTVFRELHKLYIKHAVPEYLENWPELVKYCGYREDNLPQLQDINVFLKRKTGFQIRPVAGYLSPRDFLSGLAFRVFHCTQYIRHSSDPFYTPEPDCCHELLGHMPLLANSSFAQFSQEIGLASLGASEEDINKLATLYFFTVEFGLCRQQDGSFKVFGAGLLSSVAELQHAITTTDKIKRFDPEVTCQEECIITAYQNAYYYTDSFEEAKEKMRAYADTIQRPFGVRYNPYTQTVEVLSNAKKITAVVSELRGDLSIVSSALKKVSAMDENLDVEKIEKLLSSSLHVCDKTLNPEEPDGPEQTSSTPNKE